The genomic region CTCCATTGTATGTGGTCTCTAATCCCACTTGCTGGCATGTGTGTTCATTACCACCCACTCTGGCTGGCGAAGTGACACTGGTTAAAGAAGACTGTCTTCTTAAACTACATTAGTGATTGTGCGGACATTGGGGCCATCCGAATTGGCTGATGAGGCATAAGATAATCATGGTCCCACTTTGacaaaaatcattttgaaaaatacttgTATGGGAGCATGCCCACTTCACACACTCAGTGAGATGAACGTTTGGTCTGGCCAAGAAAGCACTGACCAACTCCTGAACATCATTAATTCTCCTGCTGGAAGACTAAGATTGACATTGTCACCTTGATCATGACCCCAGGATTTCCCAGTTTATCACTTAGAGGCCATAAAGGTAAGTCACCACCTTTTCTAAATGCATAAAACCTCTGTCTtattgcgcatgcaccaaaattcAGCATTATAACGGACCGTGCTGGCGGCACACATGACCCAGAGACTCCTACGAGGCGCACCTTCATCACGGAGCATCAGAAGAGGAGAGCCACACTTCTAGTATGTTCAGGGGGAGCAACAGGGGCATTAAAGATGGCGGCTGAAGTTGAAAGTAGGCTTTTTTATGTTGGTATATCCAGTCTCACTTGCATGGCAGGAGGGATTGAGCATGTTGCTAAGTGTAGAAATGGTAGATTGTAAGTGTACTAAAAACTATTGCAACAGAGAACATGTTTGAACTTGACAGCTTTTCATCAGACATATGCAGAAGAATTTGGAAACAGGCTAAAGAAAAAAATTTCTCACAAATATTGCTAACTTTtggcactttaaaggagaatttagtCTGCCATACTACTGTAGTTTTAGTTTTAGCAACTATGCTGTTATTGTCTACCTGTCCCTATCCATTGTTGTTTGGCAGTTCAGCTTGCCATTGCTTGGTTGACACATGGGGCCCTACTAAGGAtagattttaacaaaaaaaaagaacaataattgCAGAGGGAATGTAAACTCATACAAGGTTTCAATTATGATCAAGTACAAATCATAAATATGGCCCTTGGTGAGTGTCATGTTTTTCCAGAcacattaaattattttgtagtttttgagacCAAACCACCTACCAATTTGTAGGTGGTTTGTCTTCTTAGAACTCTGTTTCCTCATGCTGCTTACATaacaaaatacttattttctgAAATTCCCTTTTTGTCATGCTTATCACAGCCTATCTGTGCTGTAATGGGTGCTAGAAGACATGCAGGGAGACCAATATCTGTCACAACAATGGAAGGCAGTAAAATGGACATACTGTCAGACCAGCAGCAATGGAAGCTCTGTGTCAGTGCTACCCTTGCTGTCCAAACACTGGCCACGTACTGTATCTATCAGACCTGTTTCTAAATTGTGTTGGGTGTGGACCAcgggcaaagatctcattggcGGACGAAATGTGGCCATCCCAATAAATTTAAGATAGTACTACCTTTAGGCATATGAACTAGTATATCATAAGGAATGCAATAGAAAACGGTCTGTGTTCTGGACCAACAGCTATAGACGTGGATACATGGGAAAACAAAATTTACCAAAACGTCACGTATAATAAAGACGGTATAAATGTTGTTTTGTACAATCCTGCAAGTGGATTAAAATCTGCCGCCATTTTAGGAGGATGCTTCAAGCAAAAGTTATAGCATATGAGGTCTATTGGTACCCCCTTCTCTTTGTGGGCCCTGGGCTCTCATGGGTTACTCACCTGATGGGCCTGCATAGGCCTCCACACTACACAATTTTATTATTCAGTGGCTCTTCAGTGTCTTtagaatagaaatataaatgtgGTTACTTTAGATATTTTGCTGCTTGAAAACAATGTACACGTTCAAGAACTGAAGACCCtgttaacatttttttgcacatttatttacAGAGGATCGGCAGTAATATTATGCAAGTCATTGGcagagaaaatgtcattttaacgGGACACTGATTCATACGGTTTAGGTACCAGCTTACATTTTTTGatagaaaaaagaagaattaCTACGAAAGATGCACATTTACGAAAGGCCACGTTGTTTAGCAGCACTGGCAGTAAGACAATGTGTTTTTCACAGGACAAAACTGAAGTTCTATTCTGAAAATCTGATGCATAAACCCAGGTTGTATATGCCTAATTAGATTTCCAAGTACAACTGTTTCGCATGGgtggagaaaaaaatgcaatttattattgttataaaaGAAGATGGTGGCAGCAAGCTGTTTCTGTGGATAGTATGATTCTATTAGCTAGCAGTTTGCACTACAgaagaataaattattttagttatttgtaaaacaaTAGCATGAAGTGTATACTGTACCACCACAGCACCAAACCCTTTGTAAAATCCCAGTCCACCTTCTTCCCTTTTAATGGTATTGATGCAGTCTTTCAGTCCTTCATATTGAGTGTTGATTGGGACAACTTCATGGCCAAGGTCTGTATTGTCTATAATAGTACGTGTTCCCTGAATGTGAAGTCTGTGCAGTACGGTCTCTAGAGGATAGAGCAAAACATCAGCACAAAGGCTTGCAGCAaaatttgctataagttctgggaaATAATCTTCTAGTTTGTTTTGAACAGTGTTTGAGCCATCTGCTGGAAGCCGTGGAGGACTCTTTTTCTTTATGAAGAACAGGACACACTTCTGGACGGTGGAACTGACGATGTAATGTAGAATGCCATGAAGAACAGTGGGAAATGTAAGAACAAGAAGTGGTAGCAGCCGCTTACTGTAAGGGACACCTAGGTTCAGTACCCTGCCCATTCCTTCTTTTAGGCAATCCAATATTCCAGGGTTATCATGTATAATTTCACTCTAAGAAAAATGATAGGAAAAAAAGAACAGTTGTCagaaatgtactgtaagtgtctgactattcttccatctttttattcctgtttttttttaaatttttctcctCTATTCCTTCTGTTCTCCCCATTGCTCTTTAACTTTATACTCAGTTTTTTGGTTTGATGCAACATGCCATTGACACTTTACCTTCCTTTTgccaattattttccttttaccGCTGAAACAGACCCTTATTTTGGCAGCATTTTATCTTGAGATATGGAGTCCAGGGCTTCCATGTGGGCACAATGATGACTTATGAAGCCCTCCTATTAGTTAAGTGGCAGGAGATGTACTTCTGCATTTGTGACAGTTTGGAAATATGAGTTCAGGGCTTGGCCTAAGATTGTAAGATTTAGTAAGATTTCAACAGTGTGCGCCCAAAAATGAAGACAGCcaatttgagctatcagttctgcaATTCCAGATATtgctaaatcaacacatttatagtattttttaaggggcaaaggtagaaaaatgtaCGTTAATCCAAAGTGGGTatgcttgtctttctactccaaagcaccaagctgcaaacctttcctaaatttgtcaattttggttacatttccaaaaatcacctcaatttTAGCTTGGCATCTTTTCTCCCACATAgtaaagtagaacccccattttacattttttaaggggaccagaaaaaaatggtgtaaaatccaggaaaatgtaaaatcagggaaatgtattgtgcataatatataggtgggaccacaaaacaacaatgtaaaatcaaggaaaaattaaaataaggggatttaaaatcaggggatgtaaaattgaggttccactgtataaggtaccaagataaaagaccctaaatatgaacgcctgGAATCTGTTGAACAGTtcgatgtccaatatgtataggtttacccaatatgtggcatataggggtccCAAGATGAAGACACCCCAATATGATTTGTCATTCcaggtactgcaaaataaacacatttacaccattttttgatgggcaaaggtagaaaaatgtaCTTTCGctcctagaaaaccatatatttttggaaagtacacattgacATGcctacccaatttggattcagggaaaTCCACTCCAAAGCACTAAGCCGCAAATCTtccctaaatttggcaattttggggccatttctaaaaatcacctcaaaacttccaccttgcagcatcttatctcccatatactataggtaccaagataaaacaacctaaatatgaacagtttgatacccaatgtacatTTTATGTAAGTATTTGACctcaaaatctaccttgtgcatataGTACTTATTTGATGACTTacatttacccttatttataaacactgcttattttatgtggggtaaaagctacaaaaaactATGGCGACCTCTGAAAGCAATTTATTTTctgttgaatccaaaatgggtaactatgtctttctacgccaaactaCAAAGCTGCACTAAAGGAAGCGtttaatgacatttctgaaattgcataaaaatattgcagtttgctgcatttatctcacccaatgtTTAACATTTACACAatggtaaaacaccctaaatatgaacaccaagggtctactgaacagtttgctgtccAATATGCATACATATACCAAAGCAGCGGACATGCGCGGTCcctaaatgaaaatagtgcataagaattttctcggctgtcaattcgccttctgtgaacaaagcacCCTGACTGTATATTATGTGCCAAAAGagcccccaaaaaccatatatttttggaaagtacatattctcaAAATGGTTAATTATCTCTTTTCAAACTAGCAAACTGCAAATCTACGCTAAAAGCAggggtttttatgacatttctgaaaatcatctaaaaatattaaaatttgccaaacttatctcacctaatttctgACATACAgtggtaaaacaccctaaatatcaATGCAAAGGGACTACATTAAggatgtaattaaaaatcgcaagtgttatttaaaatggtgttttccgCTTGCAGTGTTAAGTCATTCACTGGCGAATTATACATTGCTAAGAAAAAGtcagcgttaacacctgctctggagtttctttaaatattttgtctcaaaatatgtttacaaaattgatattacatacactgtgaatgttaGCAAAAGCCATTGGTTTGGTTCTggtcattgaggtctgtaatcggtcaaaaactACGCAAACATGGCTGCTAACATTCACAATGGTCTTTATGAACGTTTGTTGCGCTAATGGAACATATTAAATTCCCCCATAAATGTCCTATTTAGAAAAACTGAAGTTAGGAGAACTGCTGAAGTATAAAAATTACTCCAGTATCAAAGCTTAGGAAAAAGCAACAAAGAATAATTAAATATTGTGCAGTATATTATCTAAACATGGGCAAAACACAAGTATACAAAAAAGGCTGAatggtcagaaaaaaaaataaatagggtcTCTTAGATGCTGCGGCCAGGAATGGCTGTTAGCGgagtttacttaaagggcatctaaGCTGataaatattagcagtttttttttttattaataccagGCTTCTGGATATACAGTTTTTTTCAGAAGTCAGAAAGAGACAATCCGCCATGTTTTCTGGACATTGTGTCTGACCCTGtacttaaaaattatattttgtgtttgAAAAAATTTGACTAATCGAAGAAGTATTGATGAAATAATTGCAatttctgttacattgagtacTGCAAGATGTTGTGAATTAACCTGCCAGATACAAATAGCTCAACTCAAACCAAGGTTAAAGGATTCACATTCTGAAAGCGCAACACTTACATTTGGAAGCTCCAGCAGAAACACTGGTTTGAGGTGATCATAAAGCAAAGCCTTTTGCCAAGACTGTGGAAGCATTACACAGCAATTTACATACCAACGAGGCAGAAGCAAAAATGTACAATGGCATTCATTCAACTAAATCTGTCATTAGGATtggaataataatgaataataacaaAGATATTAAGCAATACAAAAGTagaactataaaacaaaaaatatatataaaaaactattaaTCCATTCTACCTCGTTTAAAAAAGTAATTGCGCTTAAGATGCATGCATTTATGCTCCCCATGTAAAGCAGGTGCAATCAAATGCAACCATAACTGggatatttgctatttttttttatgatagcaGAGAAATTCTCCAGTTAGATTAATATCTAAGGCTTAGGGCCCATGTttctgccaaaaatgtaatatataaaggctggagtgcttGAAAGGCTAACAATAGCCAGAACATGGTtttcccatcctcagggtttaataaattctgaaaaatttgtgatttttttttttttttttaaagtccgatttttttgaattcagagtttagtaaataacaccctaagagctggaagatggcgacCGGGAGCTATGCAGACTAACTAAGTATTAAGAGAGCTGCAAACAGAAGCAGTATTCTGGGTatcatgttagacatccagtcactccagcctttatacattacatttttgtctaactaactatattagaaatattttttacccagtttttttttacactgaactgttcctttaaatgaacaatttatttttttaaatgaaaacagtaAATATAGGGTTCTTGGGTTAAATAGATTCTTTGATGAGGTAATTTTGATGCAAAATGcatgctttttatttatattaaagagcgttaatttatattacattttcttagaGAACTGTGTGTGTGAATGAGCTCAGCATATAGTCTGCAAGTCACAAAACATTGAAATCAATCTGTTCTTCGGATTAGCCCTGTGTATGGCTTGCAAAAATCAGTGTTACATTTAGTAACATTTTATATGCattgtattatttatatgttagcaaggctattaacatcttcaaatgggtcactggacctctaccattgacttcaacgtgaactcgttaggttttaggtggcaaattcaAATTGGTCCCAGGGTCCagttatgataaatctcgaattcgaattaggattattcccaactggaatttgtgagttttgaccactaatccaactcgaaaattcaaatttccaatttgaactagggatgcaccgaatccactattttggattcggccgaacccctgaatcctttgcgagagattcggccgaatactgaaccgaatccgaatttgcatatgcaaattaggggtgggaaggggaaaacattttttttacttccttgttttgtgacaaaaagtcacgtgattcgaatcctggattcggtgcatccctaatttgaaccttaataaatcagcccctgaatCTTGTTtagtgtattgtaataaatatatttacttttctaACACAATAACTCTACCCTATAGGGCTTAAAATGTCAGGGGTCTGGGGCACACAGTGAAAACAATTTGACAGTGGATCCCAGTCTTCGGCCATATTAAACCGGGAGATGATTATCAATAATTTACTGctttgactcccatagactccatttaaatattttttcatttttctctttaataataaaacagtaccttgtacctaaaggatataattaatccttattggaggcaaaagtatcctattgggtttaattcatgtttaaaagatTATTTAGTAGGCTTAAAATATGGGAattaaaattaaagaaagacccctttcccagaaaagcccaggtccagcgcattctcgataacaggtctcatGTCTGTATAACAAACACTGAGCAAGAAGCTTAGGATGTATAAGGAATTACCTGGACGGTTTCAATGAGACTTGCCGAATAAAAGGGAGTTACAATAACATAGACcaatctgcaaaaaaataaatacagttactTAAGAACAGAAGCATCTTACTGTTAAGGGCACACTTTATTACTAACAGTATTGTAGTATATGGCCAGTAGCTCAGAGGTCATTATCTCCACTGCCTTTAAACACCTTATGGCTCcttcatcaacactgggcaaattagcttatgggcagtaacctatagcaaacaatcagtaaTTGGCTTTTTTCTGACAGCTGCAGGAAcaacaataaatgcaacaatttgattgtttGCCACGgtttactgcccatggacaaatttacctggggcagatttatcaaaggtcgaggtgaatttttgaattgaaaaatttagaatttcaagctattttgtgtacttcgactagggaatagtccaaattcgattttgcaaaaaaaatttgaatatcgaaatttatcatgtacagtctctttaaaaattcgaccatctaaaacctgcagaattgctgttttagcctatgggggacctcctagaacctatttggagtcaatttgaaaaatcaaagagaagagtagtaaagataaacttcttcattatttcagaaacagtacagaatttttattgattagatttagaaaacgtcttatttcagtatgttgaagcttatattaaactctcattttcgcaatagttcccctttaagaggttttattacatacactaagCACTATCCACGGTGCAGCTCTCTATttatcctccctggctatctcctttaaaaggcagggaggagaaatcaagcgcagCACAATGGATTGTAgccctgtcaccgtttctgaagaggagtgcatgcagagaattggtaagtaatttcttaatataagctttgcgatttaaaagttaaaactgtcttggtgtttttttttttcgttacaaagaagcacattttttgttactggtcctttaagcctactagcataaacacaaaaataaattaaagcgtttgaaagtaatttaaatataatttgagtacaagctctatggggcagggattCCTTCCTAATGTATTGTTTACTACATTGCGCTTGATTGCTGCATATGTatgatttacaatttttttttgagatcttCCCTGTGTGTACGTTTCTATACTgcaatgggcttatttatcaaagtccaaatttatctcaatattttctgaaaaaaaaaaattccaaatccaaattgggctaaatttattaatacactttcctgaaaattttgtttgtgggaaaaaaaacaaagaatcgtgaaaaatcagattttcacgattttttcactcgaaaactcagaaTCTTGCCtgaactctgaaaactttggattattgacaaaaacccagcgcacatcaaaaaatcattgggacttccccattgacctatatgcaacctcgacaggtctgagatgccgtattttgtcaatctgacttttccatcctcggggtttaataaattccgaaaaattagtgattttttttttttttttttttaaaagtccgattttatataaaaaaaaaaaatcacacatttttcatgatttttgcaatCTGAGTTTAGTACAGTTTTTTTCCCTACTAAGCGcgcaattataaaaaaatgttcaaatgtttgcttatttattacaaaatcagAATAGAAAAATACAATTGAGGATAAAAAACCACAATATccttgaatttgtgaatttataaactcaaaataacaaaaaaatcttgaattacagaaaattgcttcaaagcaagtttatttgtggttttcaaaaacctctaaatccacTAAAATGATAAGTAGTAAGTAGGCCCCCCCTATGCCCTTTTTAagtgcaaaaatataattatattcttgAAAATATCAGGATTATATTTTGGAAGGCTTTTTGTATCTTTTACAGAGGAATAAACAGCATGcaacatgaatgaaaaaaatagcaCCATATTTCTAATGGTATGTCCCATATAAAGTATCCTTGCTTAGTAAATAAAAGAAAGGGGGGCAAGTGAATATaattttcattaatgtttaaatatctaTATACAACTTAGATTGCCTGTCTACTTGTCTCAGTGAACCTTGTCTAGCATGTAATAATTAGGTATCTTGTGAACACTTACCCTTTCAGAAGAAGATGCCCCCCTATTTGCTTTGGGTTCCATTTATGATTAAGTTCCCTATGAAGAACACAAACAATTGATAATCTTTAatgctattgtttttttatgaataGTAACAGAAATACAAGTTATTATTATACAGTCCCTCCCGCTGtaaaacactgcacattctatatGCTTTCAACTGGCTGAGATGttgccagtaaaaaaaacaaaacatgtagaAAGTGATTCAAGTCTAATAAACTTGGGTAGAGGCCAGGGTagtttgtaaaactttttttttaacaaactacaGACTTTGCCAACggtatttttttaagcaaagtctGGCATAATATAAAGTGCACCCAGAGTCACACCCGAATGTTACAATTTGtatttacaataatttaaataCCCACCTGTATTAATATAAACCTCAAGGAGGAAAAAGAAAGATAGAAAAATAGTGGCAATTTCTATGCTCCACTGTGTGAAACTGCTTGTTGTCAACATTAACATTTACTGGTTAGTTTTgaattattcttcctttccaATTAGGGAATATCAGAACATTTTTGTAGAAGCTTGGCTAACAGTGTGCTGAGCAAAACACAGATTACAGTTGCGGACTCTAAACATGGAGGATAGTagtaaagaagagaaaaataCACTAAGCAAATCTGTAAAAACTAAAATGAAACAACCGTACCTTGGTAAATGAGTAAATTCACTAAGGATGCCTTCTGCTCCAAGACTTATGCCCTGAACAATAAATGTGCTTCCCATTCCTTTCCAGAGTGCTCGCAGGCCCTGTGATTTTgtacaaaaacacaaatgaaaatccACCAATTAGATATTACTCAAAAATACTTTCCAAATACCTCTAATAGCAGGTTATCAACAATTTATGGGGCAAAGTGAAGGGAACAACCTGCATTGGACAAATATTTTGAATCTCTCATTCCCTCAGTTGACAGTATTTGTTCATTATTtatcactatacaggtatgggaccagttatccaaaatgctaagGACCTGGTGTTTACCGGACAACAGatctttacttaatttggatcttcataccttaacgctactagaaaatcatgtaaacattaaataaacccaacagtctggttttgcttccaataatgattaattatataatacaggtatgagacccgttatccagaaagctccaaattacagaaagaccatctcccatccattatagtaaaataatccaaatttttaaaaaacggtttcctttttctctgtggtgATAAAACattacctcgtacttgatccaaactaaaggtgtccatacacgtagagatccgctagtttggcgatatcaccaaatgagtagatctctccccgatatgcccacattgaggtggacgatatcgagttgatccgatagtgggccctagggcccaacgatcggatcataatgcaggcaatagGGGCAGTTGGAttgtgggaccacatcaacgaacagatgtggctgcaatccgatgggatttttaaccctcaGATCGATAtttgcccgacttttggccagatatcgatctgggaagcccgtcggagatccccacacacaggccaataagctgctgactctgtctatctgcagcttttatcggcccgtgtatggccaccttaaaatataattcatccttaaaggagaattcaaccctaaactaagtaacacttaggctggggggaggagggtctatgtagggtaggggttttttaagtttagggttgaattctcctttaatggagacaaaaaaagcctattggggctaatgtttacatgattttctagtagacttaag from Xenopus laevis strain J_2021 chromosome 1S, Xenopus_laevis_v10.1, whole genome shotgun sequence harbors:
- the slc25a46.S gene encoding solute carrier family 25 member 46-A (The RefSeq protein has 1 substitution compared to this genomic sequence); translation: MQPRRPDRFDGLEYRGTSWGRGEGDPPPYQSSFPARSFSSSGDLSQHWVTTPPDIPGSRNLHWGDKSPQYGGADSNAGPPAFGEENSNSANSGEQLNRFAGFGIGLASLFTENVLAHPCIVLRRQCQVNYHARNYQLSPFNIVNIMYNFTKTQGLRALWKGMGSTFIVQGISLGAEGILSEFTHLPRELNHKWNPKQIGGHLLLKGLVYVIVTPFYSASLIETVQSEIIHDNPGILDCLKEGMGRVLNLGVPYSKRLLPLLVLTFPTVLHGILHYIVSSTVQKCVLFFIKKKSPPRLPADGSNTVQNKLEDYFPELIANFAASLCADVLLYPLETVLHRLHIQGTRTIIDNTDLGHEVVPINTQYEGLKDCINTIKREEGGLGFYKGFGAVVVQYTLHAIVLQITKIIYSSVVQTSS